The proteins below are encoded in one region of Ferroplasma acidiphilum:
- a CDS encoding helix-turn-helix domain-containing protein has protein sequence MRIKVMKSLMESPKNAYGLSCSLGVNYRTIEHHMKVLLSNNFVVVQGQGYGKVYFPSPTLINNIKIFQETLAAAGIKWDP, from the coding sequence ATGCGTATTAAAGTAATGAAATCCCTGATGGAATCCCCTAAAAACGCTTATGGGTTAAGTTGCAGCCTTGGCGTAAATTACCGTACCATTGAACACCATATGAAAGTTCTGCTTTCAAATAATTTTGTTGTTGTACAGGGCCAGGGTTACGGGAAGGTGTACTTTCCAAGCCCCACTCTGATAAACAATATCAAAATATTTCAGGAAACTCTTGCTGCTGCAGGGATTAAATGGGATCCTTAA
- a CDS encoding nuclear transport factor 2-like protein — MNMKMLAAIFIALTIIFAGLFIGFYAVDNSTIAHKDTQLKKSQNAYSDAKASSALEAAYAHWNNITIENLANVSAGYTDNATLHWIGGPLNGVYSGIANINSTWSKFFKTWSAVWFYAETPPTVVVNGNYSNVTSTNQFILTPFNNETQVQYLNVSYTLDMMYMDNSWHIYNEIWHITGSGYVSYAQEFAEYNEINALSLQHWNQIAIENLSLIMKEYANNATLHWIGGPLNGTYSGITSINSTWNKFFTAWKAVWFYASTSTTNNPEISINGNMATVSANFTQFIVQNATTNAFQYINTTYAITYYNYGFNGHLGENSFKIVNETFHITGSGNLTDL, encoded by the coding sequence ATGAACATGAAAATGTTAGCAGCTATATTTATTGCTTTGACCATAATATTTGCAGGGCTTTTTATAGGTTTTTACGCCGTTGATAACTCAACAATTGCACATAAGGATACCCAGCTGAAAAAGTCTCAGAATGCGTACAGTGATGCAAAGGCATCATCAGCTCTCGAAGCCGCTTATGCCCACTGGAACAATATAACTATAGAGAATCTTGCGAATGTTTCTGCTGGATACACAGATAATGCAACATTGCACTGGATAGGTGGACCTTTAAATGGAGTTTACTCTGGAATAGCAAACATAAATTCTACCTGGAGCAAGTTCTTTAAGACATGGTCAGCAGTGTGGTTTTATGCAGAAACACCGCCGACTGTGGTGGTAAATGGCAATTACTCAAATGTAACATCAACCAACCAGTTTATACTAACACCATTCAACAATGAAACACAGGTACAGTACCTGAATGTAAGCTATACACTTGATATGATGTATATGGACAACAGCTGGCACATATACAATGAAATATGGCATATAACAGGGTCTGGATATGTATCATATGCACAGGAATTTGCAGAGTACAACGAGATCAATGCATTGTCATTGCAGCACTGGAACCAGATAGCAATTGAGAATCTATCTCTGATAATGAAAGAATATGCAAATAATGCAACATTGCACTGGATCGGAGGGCCATTAAATGGGACATATTCCGGAATAACAAGCATAAATTCAACCTGGAATAAGTTCTTCACTGCCTGGAAAGCTGTATGGTTCTATGCATCAACCAGCACTACGAATAATCCGGAGATATCCATAAACGGTAATATGGCAACAGTAAGTGCAAACTTTACACAGTTTATAGTCCAGAATGCAACAACAAATGCGTTCCAGTATATAAATACAACATATGCTATAACATACTATAACTATGGATTCAACGGGCATCTGGGAGAAAACAGTTTCAAAATAGTTAACGAAACATTCCACATAACCGGTTCAGGGAATTTAACTGATCTTTAA
- a CDS encoding M20 metallopeptidase family protein, with product METEEYIIAMREYFHENPELSFKEFKTADRLEKELRDMGLNPKRITETGIIADIKGKGKKTVAIRADIDALPVTEENKVDYVSKNKGVMHACGHDTHMAMLLGAAKMLIAEKEKLNGNIRLIFQPAEELPPGGAVGMIKNGALDGVDYIIGQHIMGFIPAGKIAIYYKEMMANADEFDIKIHGKGGHGSAPQDSIDAVYITAHLIEMLNTIVSREIDPQEPAVITTGTVNSGYRYNIIAAHAELTGTVRTFNTEIQEKIIKRIKDILEGLKSIYGIEYEYEYKKGYPVLVNNEKIAKYIEEAAKRVVGKDNIIYPKPNMGGEDFAYFLQKVPGSYYFIGGSNPERGIDSMNHSPTFDMDESALYTGAKVLKEAAMEILNKE from the coding sequence ATGGAGACTGAGGAATACATAATTGCAATGAGGGAATATTTCCATGAAAACCCGGAATTGAGCTTTAAAGAATTTAAAACTGCAGATAGGCTGGAGAAAGAATTAAGAGATATGGGGTTAAACCCTAAAAGAATCACAGAAACAGGAATAATTGCAGATATAAAGGGAAAAGGCAAAAAAACAGTGGCAATAAGGGCAGATATAGATGCTTTGCCAGTTACAGAAGAAAACAAAGTTGACTATGTGTCTAAAAACAAGGGTGTAATGCATGCCTGTGGCCATGATACCCACATGGCTATGCTATTGGGTGCAGCGAAAATGCTTATAGCAGAAAAGGAAAAACTCAATGGCAACATAAGGTTGATTTTCCAGCCAGCTGAGGAACTCCCTCCAGGCGGTGCAGTTGGCATGATTAAAAACGGTGCACTGGATGGTGTTGACTACATAATAGGGCAGCATATAATGGGATTTATACCTGCAGGAAAGATAGCAATATACTACAAGGAAATGATGGCAAATGCGGACGAATTTGATATTAAAATACATGGGAAAGGCGGGCACGGTTCTGCACCACAGGATTCAATTGATGCTGTTTACATAACAGCACACCTTATAGAAATGCTGAATACAATTGTTTCAAGGGAAATTGACCCCCAGGAGCCTGCAGTAATAACAACCGGGACAGTGAATTCAGGATACAGGTATAACATAATAGCTGCACATGCAGAACTCACCGGCACTGTGAGGACATTCAACACAGAGATCCAGGAAAAGATAATAAAAAGGATAAAGGATATATTGGAAGGGCTGAAATCCATTTATGGAATTGAATATGAGTATGAGTACAAGAAGGGGTATCCGGTTCTGGTAAACAACGAAAAAATAGCTAAATATATAGAGGAAGCTGCAAAGAGGGTTGTTGGGAAAGATAATATAATTTACCCTAAACCCAATATGGGTGGTGAAGACTTCGCATATTTCCTGCAGAAAGTTCCTGGATCTTATTATTTCATTGGGGGGAGCAATCCTGAAAGAGGAATTGATTCTATGAACCATTCTCCTACATTTGATATGGATGAAAGTGCACTTTATACCGGTGCCAAGGTTTTAAAGGAAGCCGCAATGGAAATATTGAATAAGGAATAA